A window of the Mastacembelus armatus unplaced genomic scaffold, fMasArm1.2, whole genome shotgun sequence genome harbors these coding sequences:
- the eif1axb gene encoding eukaryotic translation initiation factor 1A X-linked b, protein MPKNKGKGGKNRRRGKNENESEKRELVFKEDGQEYAQVIKMLGNGRLEAMCFDGTKRLCHIRGKLRKKVWINTSDIILVGLRDYQDNKADVILKYNADEARSLKAYGELPEHAKINETDTFGPGDDDEIQFDDIGDDDEDIDDI, encoded by the exons ATGCCCAAAAATAAAG GTAAAGGAGGAAAGAACCGGCGACGTGGGAAGAACGAGAATGAGTCTGAGAAGAGAGAGCTGGTCTTCAAAGAGGATGGACAAG AATATGCTCAGGTGATTAAAATGCTGGGGAATGGACGTCTGGAGGCCATGTGCTTTGATGGAACAAAGCGGCTTTGCCACATCAGAGGAAAACTCCGGAAAAAG gttTGGATTAACACATCAGACATTATCCTGGTCGGACTGAGAGATTACCAG GATAACAAAGCTGATGTCATCCTCAAGTACAACGCAGATGAGGCTCGCAGTTTGAAAGCCTACGGAGAGCTTCCAGAGCATG CCAAAATAAATGAGACGGACACCTTCGGGCCTGGAGATGACGACGAAATCCAGTTTGATGACATcggtgatgatgatgaggacaTTGATGAT ATCTGA